Below is a genomic region from Microbacterium esteraromaticum.
GGTCGGCGACGAGCACCTTCTTCAGGTGCGCGAGCTTGTCGGCGACGCCCTCGAGCAGATCAGGGCGCGCCAGAGCGGCGTCGAGCTCTTCTCTCACGGCTGCGGTCCGACCGTCGATCAGTCCGACGAGGGGAAGACGAATGCGTCGGTCGAGGGCTCCGGGTCGAGCGATGGCCGGTACACGTCCGGCTCGAGATAGATCACGCGCGCAGCGGGCACGGCATCCCGGATCCTGCGCTCGATCTCATCGATGTCGGCTGCCGCCTCGCGCACGGTCTTGTCGGCGGTGAGGGCGACCTTCGCCGCCACCATCAGCTCGTCGGGTCCGAGATAGAGCGTCTTGATGTGGATGAGCTTCTCGACATCGGGACCGTCGACGATGGCGTCGACGATGCGGTCGTGATCCGCCCGGCTCGCGCCCTCGCCGATCAGCAGGCTCTTCGTCTCGATGGCCAGCACGATCGCGATCAGGATCAGCAGCAGACCGATCATGAGCGTGCCGAGAGCGTCGAACAGCGGGTCGCCCGTGATCAGCGTCAGGCCCACCCCGAACAGGGCGAAGGTCAGGCCGACGAGGGCGCCGGTGTCCTCCAGCAGCACCACGGGCAGCTCCGGGGCCTTCGCGTGGCGGATGAACGACGTCCACGACTGGCCCTTTCCGCGCACCAGATTGCTCTCGCGGACCGCGGTGCGAAGCGAGAACGACTCCAGCACGATCGCGATCACCAGGACGGCGATGGGCAGCCACCACCAGGTGTGGTCGATCTCGTGCGGGTCCACGATCTTCTGCACGCCCTCGTACACGGCGAACAGGCCGCCGAGCGAGAACAGGATGATCGAGACGACGAACGCCGACACATAGCGCTCGCGACCGTATCCGAACGGGTGCGCGCGGTCCGCCTCGCGGGTGGCGCGGCGGTTCCCGAGCATCAGCAGCAGCTGGTTGCCGGAATCGGCGACGGAGTGGATCGCCTCGGCGAGCATGGATGCCGAACCCGAGAGCGCCCACGCGACGAACTTGGCCAGGGCGATGCCCATGTTCGCCAGGAATGCCGCGATGATCGCCTTGCTGCCACCGGATGCGCTCATGGTGCCGAGTCTACGACCCCGCCGTGCCCACTTCATGGGGCGCGGCGGGGTCGCAGAGGGCGCGTCGGTCGTCCGGCGTCGCGAACCTAGCGGACGAGTCGGCTCTGCTCGGCGTCGTCGGCGAATCTTCCGAGCTCGGCGGTCTGCAGGTAGAAGCGATCGGGTCGCATGCCCGCCAGCTCTGCGACGTCCTCTCCATCGAGCACCTCGCGAGCGACGACGTCCGCCCAGATCGGGCCCCACCCGATCCCTCCGTGCGAGAGCACGTGGTACAGGCCCGACACCCAGGGCAGCCCCCGACGACGGGCCCGCCCGGCGGGATGGGCCGGATTCCGACACGCGTCGCCGAGACGCCGACACCGTCGAGCGAGGGAATGGTCTTCGCCACATCTGCGATGATGCGCTCGGCCGACCAGCCGTTCGCCCCGTGCCTGCTCGTCATCGACTCCCCGCGCCAGTGGATCGCGAGCCCGCCGCCCGGATGCGGACGGGAGAGCCAGGTCGGCGAGTTGAGTACGGCAGAAGGCGCCAGAGCCGGATCGACCGGGTCCGTGTAGATCATCAGCCCAGGCACGATGTCCAGAGGGAGGGCCACACCGGCGAGGGCGGCGATGTGGCTGCCCCAGCTGCCCGCGGCGTTGATCACCAGATCGGCTTCGATCCGCTCACCGGATGCCGTCACGACACCGGTGATCCGATCGCCGGCGCGCAGGAGATCGGCGACGGCGGTCTGCTCGCGCACCGTTCCGCCCAGAGCCTCGAGCCGGCCGATCAGCCGGTCGATCAGCGCAGGGGCGTCGACCCAGCCGCTCTCGGGCTCGAAGACGAACTCGGTGTCGTCGGCGATGCGCAGCCCGTGCATCCGCTCGCGTGCGGCGGCGGCATCCCACACCTCGAGCTCGACGCCCCGTCGGATGCAGGTCGCGGCGAGCTCGCGGAAGGAGGCTCGCTCATCGGGAGCCCCCCAGGCGAGCGTCCCGCACCAGTGGATCCAGTCGCCGCCGAGCTCGTCGGCGAGCTCCGCGAACCGGGGATGAACGGTGGGACGGAGCGCCGCCCGCCCTGCATCCTCCGTCCACGCCCGCTGCGGAAACGAGGAGAGCCAGGCGAACGAGGAGCGACTCGTGCCGTGCGCCCGTGCGCCCGCCTCGAGCAGCACGACCGACGCTCCCCGCTCCTGCAGCCGGTACGCGATGTGCGCTCCGACGGAGCCGGCTCCGATGACGACGATCTTCATGCTCAGGCCCTCTGCTCGGCCGTGAAGGCCGCGACGACCTCCGCGACGCTGCGCACGCGGCCGATGTAGGGGAGCACGTTCTTCAGCGACCCCTCGTGCCCGGCAAGGCTCGCG
It encodes:
- a CDS encoding cation diffusion facilitator family transporter, whose amino-acid sequence is MSASGGSKAIIAAFLANMGIALAKFVAWALSGSASMLAEAIHSVADSGNQLLLMLGNRRATREADRAHPFGYGRERYVSAFVVSIILFSLGGLFAVYEGVQKIVDPHEIDHTWWWLPIAVLVIAIVLESFSLRTAVRESNLVRGKGQSWTSFIRHAKAPELPVVLLEDTGALVGLTFALFGVGLTLITGDPLFDALGTLMIGLLLILIAIVLAIETKSLLIGEGASRADHDRIVDAIVDGPDVEKLIHIKTLYLGPDELMVAAKVALTADKTVREAAADIDEIERRIRDAVPAARVIYLEPDVYRPSLDPEPSTDAFVFPSSD
- a CDS encoding NAD(P)/FAD-dependent oxidoreductase, which produces MKIVVIGAGSVGAHIAYRLQERGASVVLLEAGARAHGTSRSSFAWLSSFPQRAWTEDAGRAALRPTVHPRFAELADELGGDWIHWCGTLAWGAPDERASFRELAATCIRRGVELEVWDAAAARERMHGLRIADDTEFVFEPESGWVDAPALIDRLIGRLEALGGTVREQTAVADLLRAGDRITGVVTASGERIEADLVINAAGSWGSHIAALAGVALPLDIVPGLMIYTDPVDPALAPSAVLNSPTWLSRPHPGGGLAIHWRGESMTSRHGANGWSAERIIADVAKTIPSLDGVGVSATRVGIRPIPPGGPVVGGCPGCRACTTCSRTEGSGGARSGRTSSLARCSMERTSQSWRACDPIASTCRPPSSEDSPTTPSRADSSARFATPDDRRALCDPAAPHEVGTAGS